A single bacterium DNA region contains:
- the rpsL gene encoding 30S ribosomal protein S12 — MPRLSQLIKKSRKKNTKKTSTPALKGSPQKRGVCTRVYTVTPKKPNSALRKVARVRLTSGVEITAYIPGIGHNLQEHSIVLIRGGSVADLPGVRYHIVRGALDTTGVTDRKKSRSKYGTKRAK, encoded by the coding sequence ATGCCAAGATTGTCGCAGTTGATAAAAAAAAGCAGGAAGAAGAATACAAAGAAAACGTCTACTCCTGCTTTAAAGGGTTCTCCTCAAAAGCGAGGAGTATGTACTAGGGTGTATACAGTTACTCCCAAAAAGCCAAATTCAGCATTAAGAAAAGTGGCTAGAGTGAGATTGACGAGCGGTGTGGAGATTACAGCTTATATTCCTGGAATAGGACATAATCTACAGGAGCATTCAATTGTTTTAATTAGGGGTGGAAGCGTCGCAGATCTTCCAGGTGTTAGATACCATATAGTTAGAGGAGCTTTGGATACTACAGGGGTTACAGATAGAAAGAAAAGCAGGTCTAAATATGGTACAAAAAGAGCAAAATAA
- the rpoC gene encoding DNA-directed RNA polymerase subunit beta' yields the protein MRIYESIVKGENTVQSGIPESFNVLLKELQGLGLGVKLVRAKKPRTFSDLAFQKLQPNSSEEFQSGTDTIEAISISLVSSEEIRLWSKGEVRKPETINYRTFRPEKDGLFCERIFGPTKDWECYCGKYKRIRHKGVICDRCGVEVTQSKVRRQRMGHINLASPVAHVWLFKVVPSYMSTLLDLSLKNIEKILYYESYVVLDAEKTSLGKYQLLSDEEYEKYREEFGNGFHAEMGASAIKKMLQEMDLDKLAESLREKERKTAFRQAKKKINKRLRVVEAFRTSGSRPEWMIMDVIPVIPPDLRPLVPLDGGRFATSDLNDLYRRVINRNNRLKRLLELGAPSIIIRNEKRMLQEAVDALFDNGRHGRTVVGHGNRPLKSLSNMLGGKQGRFRQNLLGKRVDYSGRSVIVVDPRLKLHQCGLPKRMALELFEPFVIRKLRERGIINTIKNAKKTLEKAEAEIWDILDDVIKNRYVLLNRAPTLHRLGIQAFQPVLIEGKAIGVHPLVCAAFNADFDGDQMAVHVPLTPEAELEAEFLMLPSKNIFSPASGEAIMVPRQEIVLGCYYLTKEKQSNRKEVKIFSSSDEAIIAYDSKKVKLHSRVKIRINGELIETTVGRILFNEILPNPLRFINKVFDKDKLSDLIKESFKKIGNHQTVIMLDRIKTLGFEMATKGGISICIDDMVIPAIKSKLLEQGKREAGIVEEQYRKGVITDGERYNKVIDVWTHTTDKVSDAMFKEMEKDPFNPVLMMLLSGARGSSQQIRQLAGMRGLMAKPKKKITGEIGEIIETPIMTNFREGLSMLEYFISTHGARKGLADTALKTAEAGYLTRRLVDVAQDVVVTSEDCRTLNGISVVAIKEGDRTIESLKDRLAGRTALEDIKIPLLDNIIVKAGEEIADEMAEVIEEAGVEKGMIRSVLTCEQEKGVCAKCYGRDLTTKKRVRVGEAVGIIAAQSIGEPGTQLTLRTFHIGGTASRIIGASKIVAINGGIVKFHGIRTVVDKNNNVVVINRNGEIAVENAEDRELERCNMPLGSILKVKDNDVVKRKTILAEWDPYTLPIISTVSGEVKFVDIIEGLTMKTEVDKSTGKKERIITDYRSAGMHTQILIQDKNNEGVLNYHSIPSGAHLIVKEGEQVLVGDLLAKTTRERSKTRDITGGLPRIAELFEARRPKNPAIVTEIDGIVDEPVGLKKNMRRITVTADNGDEKEYLIPHGKHLIVYKGDRVKAGDQLTDGSVILDEILRIEGDRRLQEYLLNEVQEVYRLQGVYINDKHIGLIVRQMLKKVSIEDSGDTNLLAGEQVDKVVFKKENERAVAKNKKPARAIPVLQGITRASINTESFISAASFQETTRVLTKSAVFSKVDRLSGLKENVIIGRLIPAGTGWADYRNITLTGTELSDKKDVEEAKDNNSSVGEVKD from the coding sequence ATGCGGATATACGAAAGTATTGTAAAGGGAGAAAATACAGTTCAATCTGGCATACCAGAGTCCTTCAATGTTTTATTGAAAGAGTTGCAAGGTTTAGGATTGGGAGTTAAGCTTGTAAGAGCTAAAAAACCTCGTACGTTTTCTGATCTTGCTTTCCAAAAATTGCAACCTAATAGCTCGGAGGAATTTCAAAGCGGAACGGATACGATTGAAGCCATATCCATTAGTTTGGTTTCTTCTGAAGAGATCAGGCTGTGGTCTAAAGGAGAAGTTAGAAAGCCGGAAACTATAAATTATAGAACATTCAGACCGGAAAAAGATGGGCTTTTTTGCGAAAGAATCTTTGGCCCAACAAAGGATTGGGAATGTTACTGCGGTAAGTATAAGAGGATTAGGCATAAGGGGGTAATTTGCGATAGATGTGGTGTGGAAGTTACGCAATCCAAAGTGAGGCGTCAACGTATGGGGCATATAAATCTTGCTTCACCAGTAGCTCATGTTTGGCTTTTTAAGGTTGTACCAAGTTATATGAGTACATTACTTGATTTGAGTTTGAAGAATATAGAAAAGATTCTCTATTATGAGAGTTATGTAGTGCTGGATGCTGAAAAGACCTCTTTAGGGAAGTATCAGCTTTTAAGTGATGAAGAGTATGAGAAATACAGAGAAGAATTCGGAAATGGATTTCATGCAGAGATGGGAGCTTCAGCTATTAAAAAGATGCTACAAGAGATGGATTTAGATAAACTTGCAGAGAGTTTGAGGGAAAAAGAGAGAAAAACAGCATTTAGACAGGCAAAGAAAAAAATTAATAAAAGGTTAAGGGTTGTTGAAGCCTTTCGCACTTCTGGTAGTAGACCCGAGTGGATGATTATGGATGTTATACCTGTTATACCTCCAGACTTAAGACCTTTAGTGCCTTTGGATGGAGGACGCTTTGCGACCTCGGATTTGAATGACTTATATCGAAGAGTTATCAATCGAAACAACAGGCTAAAGAGGCTTCTAGAACTAGGTGCGCCTAGCATAATTATTAGAAATGAGAAAAGGATGTTGCAGGAGGCAGTTGATGCTCTATTTGATAATGGTAGACATGGCAGGACAGTAGTTGGACATGGTAATCGTCCGCTTAAATCCCTTAGCAATATGTTGGGTGGAAAACAAGGGAGGTTTAGACAGAATCTTTTGGGAAAACGCGTTGATTATTCTGGAAGATCAGTTATTGTTGTGGATCCAAGATTGAAGCTACATCAATGTGGTTTACCTAAGCGCATGGCATTAGAACTGTTTGAGCCATTTGTGATTAGGAAATTAAGAGAGAGGGGAATAATAAATACTATAAAGAATGCAAAGAAGACACTGGAAAAAGCGGAAGCGGAAATATGGGATATTCTTGATGATGTAATAAAAAATCGTTATGTTTTACTTAACAGGGCTCCAACATTACATAGATTAGGTATACAGGCATTTCAGCCTGTTCTTATTGAAGGAAAGGCGATAGGAGTCCATCCCTTGGTTTGTGCTGCGTTTAATGCAGATTTTGATGGAGACCAAATGGCAGTTCATGTGCCTCTTACACCAGAGGCTGAGTTAGAAGCAGAGTTTTTAATGCTACCAAGTAAAAATATTTTTTCTCCTGCTAGTGGAGAAGCAATAATGGTGCCAAGGCAGGAGATTGTGTTGGGATGCTATTACTTAACAAAGGAAAAGCAGAGCAATAGGAAAGAAGTAAAAATATTTTCATCATCTGACGAAGCAATTATTGCATATGATTCTAAAAAAGTGAAATTGCATTCTAGGGTAAAGATAAGGATAAATGGAGAACTGATAGAGACAACTGTAGGGAGAATTCTGTTTAATGAAATTTTGCCTAATCCATTGCGGTTTATAAATAAGGTGTTTGATAAAGATAAACTGAGTGACTTAATTAAAGAGAGTTTCAAAAAGATAGGAAATCATCAGACAGTTATAATGCTGGACAGGATCAAGACATTAGGATTTGAGATGGCTACTAAAGGCGGCATTTCCATCTGTATTGATGATATGGTTATTCCTGCAATAAAGAGTAAGTTACTGGAACAAGGAAAACGAGAGGCTGGCATTGTTGAGGAGCAGTATAGGAAGGGTGTTATTACTGATGGAGAGAGATATAATAAGGTGATTGATGTATGGACACATACTACGGATAAGGTCTCAGATGCCATGTTTAAAGAGATGGAAAAAGATCCTTTTAATCCTGTTTTAATGATGCTACTTTCAGGTGCAAGAGGCAGTAGTCAGCAGATAAGGCAATTGGCAGGCATGCGAGGACTAATGGCTAAACCTAAGAAGAAGATTACAGGAGAGATAGGAGAGATCATAGAAACTCCTATAATGACAAACTTCCGTGAGGGACTGAGTATGTTGGAGTATTTTATCTCAACTCACGGGGCTAGAAAAGGTTTGGCAGATACAGCTTTAAAAACGGCAGAAGCAGGATACTTAACCAGGAGGTTGGTCGATGTAGCACAGGACGTAGTTGTTACAAGCGAAGATTGCAGAACACTTAATGGCATAAGCGTTGTAGCAATTAAGGAAGGAGACAGAACTATTGAATCACTTAAAGACAGGCTTGCAGGGCGGACAGCATTGGAAGATATAAAAATACCTTTGTTGGATAATATAATCGTTAAAGCAGGCGAGGAGATTGCAGATGAAATGGCAGAAGTCATAGAGGAGGCAGGAGTAGAAAAGGGAATGATAAGGTCTGTTCTAACATGTGAGCAAGAGAAGGGGGTTTGTGCTAAATGTTATGGTAGAGATCTTACAACAAAGAAGCGAGTTAGAGTGGGAGAAGCTGTAGGAATTATAGCAGCTCAGTCCATAGGAGAACCTGGAACACAGCTTACTCTAAGAACTTTTCATATTGGAGGAACAGCTAGTAGAATAATTGGTGCCTCGAAAATAGTAGCCATTAATGGTGGCATTGTTAAATTTCACGGAATAAGAACAGTGGTGGATAAGAATAATAATGTAGTAGTGATTAACAGGAATGGAGAAATAGCAGTAGAAAATGCAGAAGATAGGGAATTAGAAAGATGTAATATGCCTTTAGGCAGTATACTTAAAGTTAAAGATAATGATGTAGTGAAAAGAAAAACTATACTAGCTGAGTGGGATCCATATACCCTGCCCATAATTTCTACAGTGAGTGGGGAAGTAAAATTTGTTGATATAATTGAAGGCCTTACAATGAAGACTGAAGTAGATAAGAGCACCGGGAAAAAAGAAAGGATTATTACAGATTACAGAAGCGCTGGTATGCATACACAAATATTGATACAAGACAAGAATAATGAAGGGGTGTTAAATTACCATAGTATCCCAAGTGGAGCACACCTAATAGTTAAAGAGGGGGAGCAAGTTTTGGTAGGGGATTTATTAGCAAAGACTACAAGGGAAAGAAGTAAAACCAGAGATATTACCGGAGGATTACCAAGAATCGCTGAACTCTTTGAAGCGAGGAGGCCTAAGAATCCTGCTATAGTGACTGAGATAGATGGAATAGTGGATGAACCTGTTGGTCTTAAGAAGAATATGCGTAGAATAACTGTGACAGCAGATAATGGTGACGAAAAAGAATATCTTATTCCTCATGGTAAGCACTTGATTGTTTATAAGGGTGATAGGGTGAAAGCAGGTGATCAGCTTACAGATGGATCTGTGATTCTTGATGAAATATTAAGAATAGAGGGGGATAGGAGATTACAGGAATATTTATTAAATGAAGTTCAGGAAGTTTATCGGCTGCAAGGTGTTTATATCAATGATAAACATATAGGATTAATTGTGAGACAGATGCTTAAAAAAGTCAGCATAGAAGATAGTGGAGATACTAATCTCTTAGCTGGAGAACAAGTAGACAAAGTTGTTTTTAAAAAAGAGAATGAAAGAGCTGTTGCAAAAAATAAAAAACCTGCTCGTGCAATACCAGTTCTTCAGGGTATTACAAGAGCGTCTATAAATACAGAAAGTTTTATATCAGCTGCTTCATTTCAGGAAACTACGCGAGTTTTAACCAAGTCTGCTGTTTTTTCTAAGGTAGATAGATTATCTGGATTAAAAGAAAATGTAATAATTGGACGTTTAATTCCCGCTGGTACAGGGTGGGCTGACTATAGGAATATAACATTAACAGGAACCGAGTTATCCGACAAAAAGGATGTGGAAGAGGCTAAGGATAATAATAGTAGTGTAGGAGAGGTAAAAGATTAG